One Mycobacteroides abscessus ATCC 19977 genomic window carries:
- a CDS encoding NADH:flavin oxidoreductase/NADH oxidase family protein: MPDIHDPLALANGQVLRNRLMKSALSEALGNAEQGPDHRLVQLFSRWGAGGYGLIVTGNVMVDHNHLGEPGNVVIEDDRHLEGLSRWAKATKDGGGLIWMQVNHPGRQANPLATKHQPVAPSAVRMSVPGWQAPRELTDVEIEDIIDRYARTAVVADTAGFDGVQIHGAHGYLVAQFLSPNTNRRTDRWGGDAQRRMRFVLEIVRRTKAAVSPGFAVAIKLNSADFQRGGFTEEESRGVIAALAAEGIDLIEISGGTYESPAMEGRPVVVSTSTQAREAYFLEYATTARAVAGDVPLAVTGGFRTTAAMNEAIESGACDVIGLGRPTTVNPEAAIELLSTRRDRLTVPDAALPLPARLAATARAKAFLSAHELQWHGTQMHRLGAGSDPDPSIGPWITTLRLLKNNGVEAFRKRRSS; encoded by the coding sequence ATGCCTGATATTCACGATCCGCTAGCACTCGCCAACGGACAGGTACTGCGCAATCGACTCATGAAATCGGCCCTGAGCGAGGCCCTGGGTAACGCCGAGCAGGGCCCCGATCACCGACTCGTACAGTTGTTCAGCCGCTGGGGTGCGGGGGGATACGGGCTCATAGTGACCGGCAATGTGATGGTCGACCACAACCATCTCGGTGAGCCGGGGAACGTCGTCATCGAGGACGACCGTCACCTCGAAGGCCTGTCGCGCTGGGCAAAGGCGACCAAGGATGGCGGTGGTCTCATCTGGATGCAGGTGAATCATCCGGGAAGACAAGCCAACCCGCTGGCCACCAAGCATCAACCGGTGGCCCCTTCCGCCGTCCGGATGAGCGTTCCTGGATGGCAGGCGCCGCGTGAGCTCACCGATGTCGAGATCGAAGACATCATCGACAGGTACGCGCGGACCGCCGTCGTCGCCGATACCGCTGGATTCGACGGGGTGCAGATTCACGGTGCGCACGGGTATCTGGTCGCGCAGTTCCTGTCCCCCAACACCAATCGCCGCACCGACCGCTGGGGCGGCGACGCGCAGCGGCGCATGCGCTTCGTTCTGGAGATCGTGCGACGTACCAAGGCGGCCGTCAGCCCCGGGTTCGCCGTCGCCATCAAGCTCAACTCGGCCGACTTCCAGCGGGGCGGATTCACCGAAGAAGAGTCCCGTGGTGTTATCGCCGCCCTGGCCGCCGAAGGCATCGACCTGATCGAAATCAGCGGAGGTACATACGAATCCCCGGCCATGGAGGGGCGTCCCGTCGTGGTATCAACGTCCACCCAGGCACGTGAGGCCTACTTCCTCGAGTACGCCACGACGGCGCGCGCCGTGGCCGGCGATGTACCGCTGGCGGTGACCGGTGGTTTCCGCACCACAGCCGCCATGAACGAGGCCATCGAGAGTGGGGCCTGCGATGTGATCGGTTTGGGGCGGCCCACCACCGTCAACCCCGAAGCGGCCATCGAGCTGCTGAGCACGCGCCGGGATCGGCTGACAGTTCCGGACGCCGCGCTACCGCTACCGGCGCGGCTGGCCGCGACCGCGCGCGCGAAAGCCTTCCTGAGCGCGCATGAGCTGCAATGGCACGGCACCCAAATGCACCGCCTGGGCGCGGGAAGCGACCCGGATCCCAGCATCGGTCCGTGGATCACGACCCTGCGGCTCCTCAAGAACAACGGCGTCGAAGCATTCCGAAAAAGGAGAAGTTCATGA
- the galT gene encoding galactose-1-phosphate uridylyltransferase, with translation MADGREILYFDSIPTERAAVDRRDLPPVSTQSQIRFDPLLGDWVTLASHRQTRTFLPPTDLCPLCPSTPERPTEIPEHAYEVVAFENRFPSLSLHAQAATPPAGAGFGRCEVLCFTSEHDTSFAQLEPRRARLIVDVWAERTKELSAIDGIEQVHCFENHGEEIGVTLAHPHGQIYAYPFITAKTARVLSNVDTHRKQHGTNLFGEILAAERATGTRVVTANDEWTAFVPSFARWPYEVSLYPHRQVADIPDLDDAARSAFAELYLDVLQRFARRFDNPMPYIASWNQAPTVASGAIRDNWWLHLQVFSIQRAPRKLKYLAGSESGMGAFISDTTPEQVAAELRDVI, from the coding sequence TTGGCCGACGGCCGGGAAATTCTCTATTTCGACTCCATCCCCACGGAGCGGGCCGCCGTGGATCGGCGCGATCTGCCGCCGGTTTCCACGCAATCCCAGATACGGTTCGACCCGCTGCTGGGCGATTGGGTCACCCTGGCCTCACACCGGCAGACGCGTACGTTTCTGCCGCCCACCGATCTCTGCCCGCTGTGTCCGTCCACACCGGAGCGTCCTACCGAGATACCCGAGCACGCCTACGAAGTGGTGGCGTTCGAGAACCGGTTTCCGTCGCTGTCGCTGCACGCACAGGCCGCCACGCCTCCGGCGGGCGCAGGCTTCGGACGATGCGAGGTGCTTTGCTTCACCAGCGAGCACGACACCTCTTTCGCGCAGCTGGAGCCGCGCCGCGCCCGCCTGATCGTTGATGTGTGGGCCGAGCGTACAAAGGAATTGAGTGCGATCGACGGGATTGAGCAGGTCCACTGCTTTGAGAACCACGGCGAGGAGATCGGCGTCACCCTGGCACATCCGCACGGACAGATCTACGCCTATCCGTTCATCACCGCCAAAACAGCCCGCGTCCTGTCCAACGTCGATACTCACCGAAAACAACACGGCACCAATCTTTTCGGGGAAATCCTTGCCGCCGAGCGGGCTACGGGCACCCGGGTTGTCACCGCGAACGACGAGTGGACGGCGTTCGTACCGTCCTTCGCCCGCTGGCCGTATGAGGTTTCGTTGTATCCGCACCGGCAGGTCGCCGATATCCCGGACCTCGACGACGCCGCCCGTTCCGCCTTTGCCGAGCTGTATCTCGATGTGCTCCAGCGCTTCGCGCGTCGCTTCGACAACCCGATGCCATACATCGCGTCCTGGAATCAGGCGCCCACCGTCGCGTCCGGCGCTATCCGCGACAACTGGTGGCTACACCTACAGGTGTTCTCGATTCAGCGTGCACCACGCAAGCTCAAATACCTGGCCGGATCCGAAAGCGGTATGGGAGCGTTCATCAGCGACACCACACCCGAACAGGTCGCGGCCGAACTTCGGGACGTCATATGA
- a CDS encoding TetR/AcrR family transcriptional regulator: protein MSARDTLIASVTGLVRRRGVAGTGLNALLEDSGVSRRTIYLNFPGGKQELVAEATRLAGNELTAIIKAAGDDVDPARGIQLFIELWKAQLAETEMQAGCPVVAAVLGRTEAPEAAAVAADAFESWQKILIDRLVRYDVDGETARSLASTMIAAIEGAVIMSIAAQSTEALDDVGQRLVELVQLYVPADAKPKPHVD, encoded by the coding sequence ATGTCAGCACGGGACACCTTGATCGCCAGTGTGACTGGTCTGGTGCGACGCAGGGGTGTGGCGGGGACGGGCCTCAATGCGCTCCTGGAGGACAGCGGTGTCTCGCGGCGCACCATCTATCTGAACTTCCCGGGCGGTAAGCAGGAACTCGTCGCCGAGGCGACCAGGCTCGCGGGGAACGAACTCACCGCCATCATCAAGGCGGCCGGTGACGACGTCGATCCTGCGCGCGGGATTCAGCTGTTCATCGAGCTCTGGAAGGCGCAACTCGCCGAGACCGAGATGCAGGCCGGCTGCCCGGTGGTGGCGGCGGTGTTGGGGCGTACTGAGGCTCCCGAGGCGGCGGCAGTGGCGGCGGATGCGTTCGAGAGCTGGCAGAAGATACTCATCGACCGGCTGGTGCGCTACGACGTCGACGGCGAGACGGCACGGTCATTGGCCAGCACGATGATCGCGGCCATCGAAGGAGCGGTCATCATGTCGATCGCGGCCCAGTCGACGGAGGCGCTTGACGATGTCGGTCAGCGGCTCGTGGAACTGGTCCAGCTGTACGTCCCCGCTGACGCGAAGCCGAAGCCGCACGTCGACTAG
- a CDS encoding SDR family oxidoreductase: MILDRFKLDGNVAVVTGAGRGLGAAIAEAFAQAGADVLIASRTESQLREVAAKVQAAGRQAEVVVADLSDTEASAALAQKAVDRFGRLDVVVNNVGGTMPKPFLDTTNDDLAEAFSFNVLSGHALLRAAVPHLLKSDNASVINITSTMGRLPGRAFLGYCTAKGALAHYTRTAAMDLSPRIRVNGIAPGSILTSALEVVAGNDEMRNTLEQNTPLHRLGDPADIAAAAVYLASPAGSFLTGKVLEVDGGLIAPNLDIPLPDLA, translated from the coding sequence ATGATCCTGGACCGTTTTAAACTTGATGGCAATGTCGCCGTCGTCACCGGCGCGGGTCGCGGCCTCGGTGCGGCGATCGCGGAGGCCTTCGCTCAGGCCGGTGCCGACGTACTGATCGCCTCACGCACCGAGTCCCAACTGCGCGAGGTCGCCGCGAAAGTACAGGCGGCGGGCCGCCAGGCCGAGGTCGTCGTCGCCGATCTGTCCGATACCGAAGCCTCCGCCGCGCTAGCGCAGAAGGCAGTCGATCGGTTCGGGCGACTCGATGTCGTGGTCAACAATGTGGGCGGCACCATGCCGAAACCCTTCTTGGACACCACCAACGACGATCTCGCCGAGGCGTTCTCCTTCAACGTCCTCAGCGGACACGCACTCCTGCGCGCGGCCGTGCCGCACCTACTCAAGTCGGACAACGCGTCGGTCATCAACATCACCTCGACGATGGGACGTTTGCCCGGGCGCGCGTTCCTGGGTTACTGCACCGCAAAGGGCGCGCTGGCCCACTACACACGCACGGCAGCAATGGATCTAAGTCCCCGCATCCGTGTCAATGGCATAGCTCCGGGCTCCATCCTCACCTCTGCACTTGAGGTGGTCGCAGGCAATGACGAGATGCGCAACACGCTGGAGCAGAACACACCCCTGCACCGACTCGGGGATCCGGCCGACATCGCCGCCGCCGCGGTCTACCTCGCCTCGCCGGCGGGCAGCTTCCTGACCGGCAAGGTGCTCGAGGTCGACGGTGGTTTGATCGCGCCCAACCTCGACATCCCGCTGCCGGACCTCGCTTAG
- a CDS encoding nitroreductase family deazaflavin-dependent oxidoreductase: protein MTDKTLRKFRRERAMGRYLLNPAVGALAKLGVRTALASELETTGRKTGQLRRVPVSVQFDSTGAWVICQHGTRSGWGSNIAANPNVRVRQGNRWRTGTAQFRPDDDVVARGRGFGVIGARVVKALETTPISVRIDFTD from the coding sequence ATGACTGACAAAACCTTGCGCAAGTTCCGCCGGGAGCGCGCCATGGGCCGCTACCTGCTCAATCCGGCCGTCGGGGCCTTGGCCAAGCTGGGTGTGCGCACCGCCTTGGCCTCCGAGCTGGAGACCACCGGACGCAAAACCGGACAGCTCAGGCGGGTGCCCGTCTCGGTGCAGTTCGACTCGACCGGCGCCTGGGTGATCTGCCAGCACGGAACTCGCTCGGGTTGGGGAAGTAACATCGCCGCCAATCCCAATGTTCGCGTACGGCAAGGTAACCGATGGCGCACCGGTACCGCGCAATTCCGGCCCGACGACGATGTCGTCGCACGAGGGCGCGGTTTCGGCGTGATCGGCGCGCGCGTCGTCAAAGCACTGGAAACGACGCCGATCTCGGTGCGCATCGATTTCACCGATTAG
- a CDS encoding diacylglycerol kinase, translating to MTKTRVAVWGTGNVGQHALAGVITDPSMELVGVWVSGSNKAGKDAGALAGLDILTGITATTDAAQILALRPDCVVYTAMTDNRLMEALKDLTDLLSAGINVAASAPVFLQYPWGVLPENMLTPIENAAREGNSSIFAGGIDPGFANDLLPLALMGTCQRIDQVRCIEIVDYATYDSATVMFDVMGFGKPMEETPMLLQPGVLSLAWGSVVRQLAAGLGVELDEVTEVYEKLSAPEDFDISSGHIPAGTMAALHFEVRGIKDGRAVTVLEHFTRLREDLAPNWPQPAHEGGTYRVEITGEPSYLLDLGSFSARGDHNYANLIATAMRVVNAVPAVVAAEAGIRTTLDLPLITGKGRAV from the coding sequence ATGACGAAGACACGTGTAGCCGTCTGGGGTACAGGCAATGTCGGCCAGCACGCCCTCGCCGGCGTGATCACCGACCCGAGCATGGAACTTGTCGGGGTATGGGTCTCCGGGAGCAACAAGGCCGGAAAGGACGCCGGTGCGTTGGCGGGACTAGACATCCTCACCGGCATCACCGCTACGACCGATGCCGCGCAGATTCTGGCACTCAGGCCCGACTGCGTGGTGTATACCGCCATGACCGACAACCGCCTCATGGAGGCCCTGAAAGATCTGACCGACCTGCTGTCTGCCGGAATCAACGTTGCCGCCAGCGCACCGGTGTTTCTGCAATATCCCTGGGGCGTGCTGCCGGAAAATATGCTGACACCCATTGAAAATGCCGCACGAGAAGGTAACTCGTCGATCTTCGCCGGCGGCATCGACCCCGGTTTCGCCAACGACCTACTGCCGCTGGCACTCATGGGCACCTGCCAGCGCATCGATCAAGTGCGCTGCATCGAAATTGTCGACTACGCCACCTACGACAGCGCAACAGTGATGTTTGACGTCATGGGATTTGGTAAGCCCATGGAAGAAACGCCCATGCTGCTGCAGCCGGGGGTGCTGTCGCTGGCCTGGGGCTCAGTCGTGCGGCAACTCGCAGCCGGCCTCGGCGTCGAATTGGACGAGGTCACCGAAGTATACGAAAAGCTGTCCGCACCTGAAGATTTCGATATTTCATCGGGTCATATTCCAGCGGGCACCATGGCCGCACTGCACTTCGAAGTGCGCGGCATCAAGGACGGCCGGGCGGTGACTGTCCTGGAGCACTTCACCCGGCTACGCGAAGATCTGGCGCCAAACTGGCCACAACCCGCCCACGAAGGCGGCACCTACCGGGTGGAAATCACTGGAGAGCCCAGTTACCTGCTGGATCTCGGCTCATTCAGCGCGCGGGGTGATCACAACTATGCCAATCTGATTGCGACCGCCATGCGGGTGGTCAACGCGGTGCCTGCCGTGGTCGCCGCCGAGGCAGGCATTCGTACCACGCTCGATCTGCCCCTGATCACCGGTAAGGGAAGGGCTGTCTAG